A single window of Chitinophaga sp. XS-30 DNA harbors:
- a CDS encoding metallophosphoesterase, with amino-acid sequence MFSGCAAKPFRLVLLPDTQSYSRAYPAIFHAQTEWIARQADSIAFVLHQGDITDDNVPAQWEVARAAMQKMDGKVPYSFVPGNHDLGRNSDVRDSELLNRYFPYDHYSRLPHFGGAFEPGKTDNTWHTFSGGGKKWLVLSLEFGPRNEVLEWADTVIAAHPRHLVIINTHAYMYSDSTRMGEGDSWLPQGYGLGKDTGAKAPNNGEQMWEKLVSRHPGVLMVFSGHVLHGGTGTLISEGKHGNKVYQMLANYQQGVKGSENGGNGFLRILTVDVKRKEIRVQTYSPYLDRFMTDAGQSFIFRECSIQVKTKLPQIVPLIR; translated from the coding sequence ATGTTTTCCGGCTGCGCCGCGAAACCTTTCCGCCTTGTATTGCTGCCGGATACACAAAGCTACAGCCGCGCTTATCCTGCCATCTTTCATGCCCAAACGGAATGGATCGCGCGGCAGGCGGACAGTATCGCCTTCGTGCTGCACCAGGGAGATATCACCGATGACAATGTACCCGCCCAATGGGAAGTAGCCCGCGCCGCCATGCAAAAAATGGACGGCAAGGTGCCTTATTCCTTCGTGCCGGGCAATCACGACCTCGGCCGCAATTCAGACGTGCGGGATTCGGAGCTGCTGAACCGGTATTTCCCCTATGATCATTACAGTCGCTTGCCCCACTTCGGCGGTGCATTCGAACCCGGGAAAACGGACAATACCTGGCATACTTTCTCCGGCGGCGGAAAAAAATGGCTGGTATTATCACTCGAATTCGGGCCACGCAACGAAGTGCTGGAATGGGCCGATACTGTTATAGCCGCACATCCGCGCCACCTGGTGATCATCAACACCCATGCGTACATGTATTCTGACAGTACGAGAATGGGAGAAGGAGACAGCTGGCTGCCGCAGGGTTACGGGCTGGGGAAAGACACCGGGGCCAAAGCCCCGAATAACGGTGAACAGATGTGGGAAAAGCTGGTCAGCCGCCACCCTGGCGTGTTGATGGTCTTCAGCGGCCACGTATTGCATGGCGGAACGGGTACGCTGATCAGTGAAGGCAAACATGGGAATAAAGTGTACCAGATGCTGGCGAACTACCAGCAGGGCGTAAAAGGGTCGGAGAACGGCGGGAACGGATTTCTGCGGATACTGACGGTGGATGTAAAAAGGAAAGAGATCAGGGTACAAACCTATTCTCCCTATCTGGACCGTTTTATGACGGATGCCGGGCAATCATTTATTTTTCGGGAATGTTCGATTCAGGTAAAAACAAAACTGCCTCAAATTGTGCCGCTGATCCGCTAA
- a CDS encoding N-acyl homoserine lactonase family protein: MKLYVLYAGDIICRDISQLNDGFPDKGEIELANPVFLVQHPKGWLLWDAGLSDELVHRPEGVEAWIFHLKMKRTVLEQLHELGVAPDDIDYFAFSHVHNDHTGNARYFKSARLIMQEKEYDLAFHQEKKPHNFGDYEVLKQSEAIKLNGDFDLFGDGAIRFISTPGHTPGHQSLLLKLKETGYVLISGDISYYADNYQKKGVPVFNTNKEDSLASIEKVGKLVELYQAQLWIQHDKARFDTLKLSPEYYQ; encoded by the coding sequence ATGAAATTATACGTTTTATATGCCGGAGATATCATTTGCAGGGATATTTCCCAACTCAATGATGGTTTTCCGGATAAAGGAGAGATCGAATTGGCAAACCCTGTTTTCCTGGTACAACATCCCAAAGGCTGGCTCCTGTGGGATGCGGGATTATCCGATGAATTGGTGCACCGTCCCGAAGGGGTAGAGGCCTGGATATTTCATTTAAAGATGAAAAGAACGGTGCTGGAGCAATTGCACGAACTGGGAGTAGCGCCTGATGATATCGATTATTTTGCTTTCTCGCATGTGCATAATGACCATACCGGAAATGCCCGTTACTTTAAATCGGCCAGGCTGATAATGCAGGAAAAGGAGTACGACCTCGCATTTCATCAGGAAAAAAAGCCGCATAATTTTGGTGATTACGAAGTGTTGAAACAATCGGAGGCCATCAAACTCAATGGTGATTTCGATTTGTTTGGCGATGGCGCCATACGGTTTATTTCCACTCCCGGTCACACACCCGGCCATCAATCCCTGCTGCTGAAATTAAAGGAAACCGGTTATGTACTGATCTCCGGGGATATAAGTTACTATGCGGACAACTATCAGAAAAAAGGCGTCCCTGTGTTCAACACCAATAAGGAGGACAGTCTGGCATCAATTGAAAAAGTCGGGAAGCTGGTGGAACTCTACCAGGCTCAGTTGTGGATACAGCACGACAAAGCGCGCTTTGATACCCTGAAGCTTTCTCCCGAATATTATCAATAA
- a CDS encoding pyridoxal phosphate-dependent aminotransferase family protein: MDIFEKLLKHMGPIGEHSNRAHGYFAFPKLEGEIGPRMTFRGKEKIVWSLNNYLGLANHPEVRSTDAKAAADFGLAAPMGARMMSGNTNYHEQLEKELSDYMQKEDTTLLNYGYQGIMSAIDAICNRRDVIVYDAECHASIIDGLRLHQGHRYVFKHNDIDDCEKQLKRAVELTKTTGGGILVVTEGVFGMAGDQGKLKEIAALKDRYEFRFLVDDAHGFGTMGKTGAGTGEEQGVQDKIDLLFNTFAKSGASIGAFMSGEKAIINYLRYNMRSQIFAKSIPLPIVIGHLKRVQLMRQQPEMKAKLWENVNKLQQGLRERGFNIGKTNSPVTPIYLQGDIPEATAMCLDLRENYHIFCSIVVYPVIPKGQIIYRLIPTAAHSDEEIALTLQAFTETKAKLDQKVYAVAEIPMV, encoded by the coding sequence ATGGACATATTCGAGAAACTGCTGAAGCATATGGGTCCGATCGGGGAACACTCCAACAGGGCTCACGGTTACTTCGCTTTCCCAAAGCTGGAAGGCGAGATCGGCCCCCGCATGACATTCCGGGGCAAAGAAAAGATCGTCTGGAGCCTGAACAACTACCTGGGGTTGGCGAACCACCCCGAAGTACGATCGACCGATGCGAAGGCCGCGGCGGACTTCGGACTGGCTGCACCCATGGGCGCCCGCATGATGAGCGGTAATACCAATTATCATGAGCAACTCGAAAAGGAGCTGAGCGACTACATGCAGAAAGAAGACACTACCCTCCTGAACTATGGTTATCAGGGTATTATGAGCGCTATAGATGCCATTTGCAACCGCCGGGATGTGATCGTCTATGATGCCGAATGCCACGCCTCCATCATCGATGGCCTGCGGCTCCACCAGGGGCACCGCTATGTGTTCAAGCACAACGATATCGATGACTGTGAAAAACAGCTCAAACGCGCCGTTGAACTGACTAAAACCACCGGTGGCGGCATTCTCGTCGTAACCGAAGGTGTATTTGGCATGGCCGGGGACCAGGGCAAACTCAAAGAGATCGCCGCGCTGAAAGACCGGTACGAATTCCGCTTCCTGGTAGACGATGCCCACGGTTTCGGCACAATGGGCAAAACCGGCGCCGGTACAGGGGAAGAACAGGGCGTTCAGGACAAGATCGACCTGCTGTTCAACACCTTTGCCAAATCCGGGGCCTCCATCGGAGCCTTCATGAGCGGCGAAAAAGCGATCATCAATTACCTGCGCTACAACATGCGCTCCCAGATCTTCGCCAAATCCATCCCCCTGCCCATCGTGATCGGCCACCTCAAACGGGTGCAGCTGATGCGCCAGCAGCCGGAAATGAAAGCAAAACTCTGGGAAAATGTCAATAAACTGCAGCAAGGCCTCCGCGAAAGAGGCTTCAACATCGGCAAAACCAACTCACCGGTAACGCCCATCTACCTGCAGGGAGATATTCCCGAAGCCACTGCCATGTGCCTGGACCTGCGCGAGAACTATCATATCTTCTGCTCCATCGTGGTGTATCCCGTGATACCCAAAGGACAGATCATCTACCGCCTGATCCCCACTGCCGCGCATTCGGACGAAGAAATAGCACTGACGCTGCAGGCATTCACAGAAACAAAAGCAAAACTGGACCAGAAAGTTTACGCCGTAGCGGAAATTCCTATGGTATAA
- a CDS encoding enoyl-CoA hydratase/isomerase family protein — protein sequence MMSAVTYHTGNRIATITLNRPDKRNALNGEVVRALREAFAKAEADENVKVIVLAANGKAFCAGADLEYLQQLQQNNFEENLADSRELMLLMQEIYTLEKVVIAQIEGDAIAGGCGLATVADLSYAVPTAKFGYTEVRIGFVPALVSVFLVRKTGEGRARELLLTGGLITAEQAAAYGLINGIVPAGDIRAFVDGLANDLCRDASANSLKVTKQLVRTALDQSLTEALESAARINAETRQHPDCRKGIGAFLGKSKPAW from the coding sequence ATGATGTCTGCTGTAACGTATCATACCGGGAACAGGATCGCCACCATCACCCTTAACCGGCCGGACAAGCGCAATGCGCTCAACGGCGAGGTGGTGCGCGCATTACGGGAAGCTTTTGCAAAAGCGGAGGCGGATGAAAACGTAAAAGTGATTGTGCTGGCAGCGAATGGCAAAGCCTTTTGCGCAGGGGCGGACCTGGAATACCTGCAACAGTTGCAGCAAAACAATTTTGAGGAGAACCTGGCCGATTCACGGGAGCTGATGCTGCTGATGCAGGAGATCTATACCCTGGAAAAGGTCGTGATCGCGCAGATAGAAGGGGATGCCATTGCCGGAGGTTGCGGGCTGGCCACCGTAGCGGACCTCAGTTATGCCGTACCCACGGCAAAGTTTGGTTATACCGAAGTGAGGATAGGGTTTGTGCCGGCGCTGGTGAGCGTTTTCCTGGTGAGGAAAACAGGCGAGGGAAGGGCCAGGGAATTGCTGCTGACCGGCGGGCTGATCACGGCGGAACAGGCTGCGGCGTACGGATTGATCAACGGGATTGTTCCCGCCGGAGATATCCGGGCTTTTGTGGACGGTCTGGCGAATGACCTTTGCCGGGATGCATCCGCCAACTCCCTGAAAGTCACCAAGCAACTGGTTCGCACCGCACTGGATCAGTCCCTGACGGAAGCACTGGAATCAGCAGCACGCATCAATGCGGAAACCCGGCAGCACCCGGACTGCCGCAAGGGAATTGGCGCCTTTTTGGGCAAGTCAAAACCAGCGTGGTAG
- a CDS encoding nuclear transport factor 2 family protein: MGTTALKKVISEKYVHGAFNETDLEAFNSIFHPDFSIINIQEDGSFFRFTRDMWEEVLKQRLENKDFDYSSVAFVPVFKTVAIAGDKAHVMLELLLDGKVVYTDFLLLIRIGGEWKIVSKIYHEHKAG; this comes from the coding sequence ATGGGAACAACAGCATTAAAGAAAGTCATCAGTGAAAAATATGTCCATGGAGCGTTTAATGAAACTGATCTGGAGGCATTCAATAGCATTTTCCATCCCGATTTTTCCATTATCAACATTCAGGAAGACGGGTCGTTCTTCAGGTTCACGCGGGATATGTGGGAGGAGGTGCTGAAACAAAGGCTGGAAAACAAGGACTTTGACTATTCTTCCGTTGCATTTGTACCCGTATTTAAAACCGTGGCAATTGCCGGAGACAAGGCTCATGTGATGCTTGAATTGCTGCTTGACGGGAAGGTCGTGTACACGGATTTTCTGCTGCTGATCAGGATAGGTGGCGAATGGAAGATCGTTTCGAAAATTTATCATGAACATAAAGCGGGATGA
- a CDS encoding SDR family NAD(P)-dependent oxidoreductase yields the protein MKTILITGAGSGFGKLLTEQLSARSAYNIIASVRSIGDLGHGVEAHLAGLPNVSLAELDVTSDEQVDSITSRILEQYQSIDILVNNAGVFGGGLLEAHSIAQVQKLFNTNVYAPLRLMKAVLPAMRKQQEGLIINLSSMLGFFSIPLNAVYCASKFALEALVTGSYAELIQQGVENILVEPGSFPTELYQKAGIKADLPEVTRAYNGMAEQMAEYANNAVYQAIQEKKPDPRAVVGKIIQLIDMEKGTRPLRNPVDQISGEVFARKVADDLSALAQQQMKAYGF from the coding sequence ATGAAGACTATTTTAATCACCGGGGCCGGCTCCGGTTTTGGAAAACTCCTCACAGAACAGCTTTCCGCCCGATCAGCGTATAACATTATCGCGTCAGTGCGCAGCATCGGCGATCTCGGCCATGGGGTAGAGGCCCACCTCGCGGGACTTCCCAATGTTTCACTGGCGGAGCTTGATGTCACCAGCGATGAACAGGTCGATAGCATCACCAGCCGGATATTGGAGCAATACCAATCGATCGATATCCTGGTTAACAATGCCGGTGTTTTCGGCGGCGGATTGCTGGAAGCGCATAGCATAGCACAGGTCCAAAAGCTGTTCAATACCAATGTGTATGCTCCCCTGCGTTTGATGAAGGCTGTTTTGCCCGCTATGAGGAAGCAGCAGGAAGGGTTGATTATCAACCTCTCCAGTATGCTGGGCTTCTTCTCCATCCCGTTAAACGCCGTGTATTGCGCCTCAAAATTTGCACTGGAGGCTTTGGTGACAGGATCATATGCCGAGCTTATTCAGCAAGGGGTGGAAAATATACTGGTTGAACCAGGTTCATTCCCCACGGAACTCTATCAAAAAGCCGGAATAAAGGCGGATCTGCCCGAGGTAACCCGCGCGTATAATGGAATGGCGGAACAGATGGCGGAATATGCCAATAATGCGGTCTATCAGGCCATCCAGGAGAAAAAGCCTGATCCCCGGGCTGTAGTGGGCAAGATCATTCAGCTTATTGACATGGAAAAAGGGACCCGCCCGTTGAGAAACCCTGTAGATCAGATATCCGGGGAAGTTTTTGCCCGGAAAGTAGCGGATGACCTGTCAGCACTGGCGCAGCAGCAGATGAAAGCCTACGGATTCTGA
- a CDS encoding DUF3823 domain-containing protein, with product MKTGIFALITCGIWMLLGACSDLDNYDPPTGTIYGRLIDETSDEPFETEQPNGFRIRYIEQDYINPNVAVQNFHGKPDGSFERGYVFPATYKVMPIEGAFFPLTDTATVTVSGRTEVNFNIIPYLHLNATAEAYNGNNIIVRYKISRSLAGPKIMERKALCSHIPTVNNTVWLKQAATNLSPLSDEAILAENYIDTIKALETGKTYYIRAAARTANANNRFNYSKTITITLP from the coding sequence ATGAAAACAGGAATATTTGCTTTGATAACATGCGGGATATGGATGCTGCTCGGCGCATGCTCCGACCTGGACAATTACGACCCGCCCACCGGCACCATTTACGGCCGGCTGATAGACGAGACCAGCGATGAACCGTTCGAAACGGAACAACCGAACGGTTTCCGCATCCGCTACATAGAACAGGATTATATCAATCCCAACGTTGCTGTACAGAATTTTCACGGCAAACCGGACGGCAGTTTTGAACGGGGTTATGTTTTCCCCGCTACCTACAAGGTGATGCCGATAGAAGGGGCTTTCTTCCCGCTGACCGATACGGCCACCGTGACCGTTTCCGGCAGAACGGAAGTGAACTTCAATATCATTCCCTACCTTCACCTGAACGCTACGGCAGAAGCATATAACGGCAACAATATCATCGTGCGGTACAAGATCTCCCGCAGCCTCGCCGGGCCGAAGATCATGGAAAGAAAAGCCCTCTGCTCCCATATCCCTACCGTGAACAACACGGTATGGCTGAAACAGGCGGCTACAAACCTTTCCCCGCTCAGTGATGAAGCAATACTGGCGGAAAATTATATTGATACCATCAAAGCGCTGGAAACCGGCAAGACCTATTACATCCGAGCTGCGGCCAGAACGGCCAATGCCAATAACCGGTTCAACTACAGCAAAACCATTACCATCACGCTTCCATAG
- the pafA gene encoding alkaline phosphatase PafA, translated as MSRIKFLTVTLLMLGSAAFAQKAGSANGKGAQAISRPKLVVGMVVDQMRWDYLYRYADRYTSNGFKRLLNEGFSCENTFINYMPTYTACGHTCVYTGSVPAVHGITGNNWYDKLLGRSMYCTEDTSARSVGTPSSAGKMSPRNMHVSTIGDELRLATNFRSKVVGIAIKDRGAILPAGHSANAAYWYDGSTGNFVTSDYYMKELPSWVSDFNAQRLPAKYLSQPWNTLYPIETYKQSTEDDKPYEGRFRGAKNAAFPHVLAGTMGDGFGVLASSPYGNTFTLEFAKKALDNYALGKGDFTDFLAVSLSSTDYIGHQHGPNSIEIEDTYLRLDKDLAGFFSYLDQHVGKGQWLFFITADHGVGHVPGFLEEKKFPNGIWKGSGMMKTLNEAVQKEFGVEKVLTAAYNYQFTFDQQKLKASGKAEEIKALIIEECLKYPGVSNAFDLQKLGAQALPEPQKTMVTNGYYPMRCGDIMVVLHPGWLDGGATGTTHGLWNPYDSHIPLVWMGWGIQKGKSNRTMGMTDIAPTIAAMLRIQMPNGNVGHVIEEITK; from the coding sequence ATGAGCCGTATTAAATTTCTGACTGTCACCTTACTGATGTTGGGATCTGCCGCTTTTGCACAAAAAGCCGGATCTGCCAACGGAAAGGGCGCACAGGCGATCAGCCGCCCCAAACTGGTGGTGGGAATGGTCGTAGATCAGATGAGATGGGATTATCTTTACCGCTACGCTGACCGTTACACCAGTAACGGGTTCAAACGTCTTTTGAATGAAGGATTTTCCTGTGAGAACACTTTCATCAATTACATGCCTACTTACACCGCCTGCGGCCACACCTGCGTATACACCGGCTCCGTTCCCGCTGTTCACGGGATCACCGGTAATAACTGGTACGACAAATTGCTGGGCCGCAGCATGTACTGCACGGAAGATACCAGCGCCCGTTCCGTGGGAACGCCATCCTCCGCCGGAAAAATGAGCCCGCGCAACATGCATGTGTCCACCATCGGGGATGAACTGCGCCTGGCCACCAATTTCCGCAGCAAAGTGGTGGGGATTGCGATCAAAGACCGCGGCGCCATTCTGCCTGCAGGCCATAGCGCCAATGCTGCTTACTGGTATGACGGATCTACGGGTAACTTCGTTACCAGCGACTATTACATGAAAGAACTGCCTTCCTGGGTGAGCGATTTCAATGCACAGCGGCTGCCGGCAAAATACCTGTCGCAACCCTGGAATACCCTGTATCCCATTGAAACATACAAGCAAAGCACGGAGGACGATAAACCCTATGAAGGCCGCTTCAGAGGGGCGAAAAACGCCGCTTTCCCGCATGTGCTGGCAGGCACCATGGGCGACGGTTTCGGTGTGCTCGCTTCTTCCCCTTACGGGAACACCTTTACGCTGGAATTTGCCAAAAAGGCGCTGGATAACTATGCGCTCGGAAAAGGCGACTTCACGGATTTCCTGGCGGTGAGCCTGTCTTCCACAGATTATATCGGTCATCAGCACGGCCCTAATTCCATCGAGATAGAAGATACTTATCTCCGGCTGGACAAGGACCTGGCGGGTTTTTTCAGTTACCTGGACCAGCATGTGGGCAAAGGGCAATGGCTTTTCTTCATCACGGCGGACCATGGCGTGGGCCATGTGCCGGGTTTCCTGGAAGAGAAAAAATTCCCGAACGGCATCTGGAAAGGCAGCGGCATGATGAAAACGCTGAATGAAGCAGTACAAAAGGAGTTCGGTGTGGAAAAAGTCCTCACCGCTGCATATAATTATCAGTTCACCTTCGATCAGCAGAAGCTGAAAGCTTCCGGCAAGGCCGAAGAGATCAAGGCGCTCATCATCGAGGAATGCCTGAAATATCCCGGCGTGTCCAATGCGTTCGACCTGCAGAAACTGGGCGCTCAGGCTTTACCTGAGCCGCAGAAAACCATGGTAACGAATGGCTATTACCCGATGCGCTGCGGCGATATTATGGTGGTGCTCCACCCCGGGTGGCTGGATGGCGGCGCCACAGGCACCACGCACGGCCTCTGGAATCCCTATGATTCACATATCCCGCTGGTATGGATGGGCTGGGGCATTCAGAAAGGCAAATCCAACCGCACCATGGGGATGACGGATATTGCGCCCACCATTGCGGCGATGCTTCGCATACAAATGCCTAATGGCAACGTTGGTCATGTGATCGAAGAAATAACCAAATAA
- a CDS encoding DMT family transporter: MKAIAYLLLPAFMWGLNFHLLKILLADVHFIEAGFWRYLFGAGALFICVRKAGLTWKGFVQNCSGILTVGVLGLFSFNVLLFWGMKFTSSMNASLIVSLSPLATLGLAYIFLGEKINSRQAWGACFGMIGVLYLLAGGNLTAVKNIIFSKGDLLVLSAMLLSASYHIWVNKYASKLPNGHFTLLTSLVCLVAFMIVSPFFTGFHAADYGKRFWIAAIVLGFAGTALTYALWNKGVGEFGAGRAGVFMNMVPLSTAVTGMMFGIEIEGFHIISGILILTGLLISQRRAGVAVPGKTG, translated from the coding sequence ATGAAAGCGATAGCATATCTTCTATTGCCAGCGTTCATGTGGGGACTTAATTTCCATTTATTGAAAATACTGCTGGCTGATGTGCATTTTATCGAAGCCGGGTTCTGGCGCTATTTGTTTGGAGCAGGAGCTTTATTCATATGTGTAAGAAAAGCAGGGTTGACCTGGAAAGGTTTTGTGCAAAATTGCAGCGGCATTTTAACAGTTGGTGTGCTGGGGTTATTCAGTTTTAATGTACTGTTGTTTTGGGGAATGAAATTCACTTCATCCATGAACGCATCGTTGATCGTTAGCCTGAGCCCCTTGGCTACCCTAGGCCTGGCGTATATTTTCCTCGGAGAAAAAATAAATTCCCGGCAGGCATGGGGAGCGTGTTTTGGAATGATCGGCGTACTATACCTGCTTGCAGGGGGTAATTTAACAGCCGTGAAGAATATTATTTTCTCCAAAGGAGATCTGCTGGTGTTGTCAGCCATGCTTCTGTCCGCATCTTATCATATTTGGGTAAATAAGTACGCTTCAAAGTTGCCCAATGGTCACTTTACGTTGCTGACCAGCCTGGTGTGCCTGGTTGCTTTTATGATCGTTTCCCCTTTTTTTACTGGTTTCCACGCTGCGGATTACGGCAAGAGGTTCTGGATAGCTGCGATCGTCCTCGGATTTGCCGGAACAGCATTGACCTATGCTTTATGGAATAAAGGAGTTGGAGAGTTTGGTGCCGGCAGGGCCGGGGTTTTTATGAATATGGTTCCCCTTTCAACGGCGGTAACGGGGATGATGTTCGGAATAGAAATAGAAGGTTTTCATATTATTTCCGGCATATTGATACTGACCGGGTTGCTGATATCGCAACGGAGGGCGGGGGTGGCAGTACCGGGGAAAACCGGTTGA
- a CDS encoding AraC family transcriptional regulator — MNNQIISYNNNRIILSHEREKKVILDIYPSNHLLTYIREGMLKVKQGNAGNCFKKGEFVLFKKYTPATITKTWDNGDLKFSSIVFTFQEDIVTDALHHLRYPSAANQGPLSENIIGIAPNPVLNHFIRSLQPFFEAELEMDSQLARLKTTEALIGVIQADAALAHQLAHFSVKSNADLFQYMNFHYLENKPLAEFARGSGRSISAFKKDFRSTFNTTPAKWLKNRRLEHAYRLLSTTRRKASEVYIESGFEDLAHFSKSFKSQFGVNPSTLSKSLQTSK; from the coding sequence ATGAATAACCAGATCATTTCATACAACAACAACAGGATCATCCTCTCCCACGAAAGAGAGAAAAAGGTGATACTGGACATATATCCCTCAAACCACCTTCTCACCTATATCAGGGAAGGCATGTTAAAAGTAAAGCAGGGCAATGCCGGGAACTGTTTCAAAAAAGGGGAGTTTGTTCTCTTCAAAAAATATACCCCCGCGACCATTACAAAAACCTGGGACAACGGAGATCTTAAATTTTCGAGCATTGTTTTTACTTTCCAGGAGGACATCGTTACCGATGCGCTGCATCACCTTCGATACCCATCCGCTGCCAACCAGGGACCGCTCTCTGAAAACATCATCGGTATAGCGCCCAACCCGGTTTTAAACCATTTCATCCGGTCATTACAGCCGTTCTTTGAAGCGGAACTGGAAATGGACAGCCAACTGGCCCGGTTAAAGACAACGGAAGCGCTGATAGGCGTCATTCAGGCAGATGCGGCACTGGCGCACCAGTTGGCGCATTTCTCCGTCAAGAGCAATGCGGACCTGTTTCAGTACATGAATTTCCATTACCTGGAAAACAAACCGCTGGCCGAGTTTGCCAGAGGATCCGGGAGGAGCATTTCCGCTTTTAAAAAGGATTTCAGGTCCACCTTTAATACCACCCCTGCCAAATGGTTGAAAAATAGACGATTGGAGCATGCTTACCGGTTGTTGAGCACTACCCGGCGCAAAGCCTCGGAAGTTTACATAGAAAGCGGATTTGAAGATCTGGCGCACTTCAGCAAATCGTTCAAAAGCCAATTCGGAGTTAATCCATCAACGCTCAGCAAGTCCTTACAGACAAGTAAATAA